Proteins encoded by one window of Pseudomonas tructae:
- a CDS encoding MgtC/SapB family protein, whose protein sequence is MDWKVFLLRVTVALVLGALIGAERQLRQRLTGLRTNALVSTGACLFVLMTQAVPGMAATDASRIAAYVVSGIGFLGGGVIMRDGLNVRGLNTAATLWCTAAIGVLCSLGLLLEAALGSCVVLCANILLRDIAQRLNHQDVLPANEAEQRFEVRITCRAEDEIQVRSLMLHSFGNGGLRLQSLHSEDLANPAKLEVRAELLGSPDAPTQLERLVSRVSLEKGVSSVRWQVQELSAD, encoded by the coding sequence ATGGATTGGAAAGTATTTCTGCTGCGCGTCACTGTCGCGCTGGTACTTGGGGCGCTGATCGGCGCCGAACGTCAATTGCGTCAGCGCCTGACCGGCCTGCGCACCAATGCCCTGGTCAGCACCGGCGCCTGCCTGTTTGTGCTGATGACCCAGGCGGTACCGGGCATGGCCGCCACCGATGCCTCGCGAATTGCCGCCTATGTGGTCTCGGGCATCGGTTTTCTGGGTGGTGGCGTGATCATGCGTGACGGCCTCAACGTGCGCGGCCTGAACACCGCCGCCACCCTCTGGTGCACCGCCGCCATTGGCGTGCTGTGCAGCCTCGGGCTATTGCTGGAAGCGGCCCTGGGCAGTTGCGTGGTGCTGTGCGCCAACATTCTGCTGCGCGACATTGCCCAGCGTCTGAATCATCAGGACGTGCTGCCGGCCAATGAGGCCGAGCAGCGCTTCGAGGTGCGTATCACCTGCCGCGCCGAGGACGAGATCCAGGTGCGCAGCCTGATGCTGCACAGCTTCGGCAACGGCGGCCTGCGCCTGCAGTCGCTGCACAGTGAAGACCTGGCCAACCCGGCCAAGCTTGAGGTGCGCGCCGAGCTGCTGGGCAGCCCCGATGCGCCCACCCAGCTCGAACGCCTGGTCAGCCGGGTGAGCCTGGAGAAAGGCGTCAGCTCCGTGCGCTGGCAAGTGCAGGAGCTGAGCGCCGATTAG
- a CDS encoding LysR substrate-binding domain-containing protein has protein sequence MASYTLRQLKYFVTTVECGSVAEASRKLYIAQPSISTAIKGLEDSFGVQLFIRHHAQGVSLTPGGARFYRKAQELLRMAREFEQNALADNDVVCGQIDIGCFETVAPLYLPRLIAGFRQRFPGVEIRLQDGEQQELVQGLTGGRFDLAIFYEHDLDSTIETEALTAPQRPYALLPAGHRFAGQAQVSIRDLALEPMILLDVQPSRTYFVSIFEELHLSPNIVFSSPSIEMVRGMVGQGFGFALLVTKPHGNYSYDGQEVVCVEIAEDVTGSALVAGWLKRAQLTKPAQLFVDYCKEQFAAWLA, from the coding sequence GTGGCGTCCTATACCTTGCGGCAACTGAAGTACTTCGTCACCACCGTTGAGTGCGGCAGCGTCGCCGAGGCGTCGCGCAAGCTGTACATCGCTCAGCCGTCGATTTCCACCGCGATCAAGGGCCTGGAAGACAGTTTCGGCGTACAGCTGTTCATCCGCCATCACGCCCAGGGCGTGTCGCTGACACCCGGTGGCGCACGCTTCTACCGCAAGGCCCAGGAGCTGCTGCGCATGGCCCGCGAGTTCGAGCAGAACGCCCTGGCCGACAACGACGTGGTCTGTGGCCAGATCGACATCGGCTGTTTCGAGACCGTTGCCCCACTCTACTTGCCGCGCCTGATCGCAGGCTTTCGCCAACGCTTCCCCGGGGTGGAGATCCGCCTGCAGGACGGTGAGCAGCAAGAACTGGTGCAGGGCCTGACCGGTGGGCGTTTCGACCTGGCGATCTTCTATGAGCACGATCTGGACAGCACCATCGAAACCGAAGCCTTGACCGCACCGCAGCGCCCCTATGCGTTGCTACCTGCCGGTCATCGCTTTGCCGGGCAGGCCCAGGTGTCGATTCGCGACCTGGCCCTGGAACCGATGATCCTGCTGGATGTGCAGCCGAGCCGGACCTATTTCGTGAGCATTTTCGAGGAGTTGCACCTGAGCCCGAACATCGTCTTCAGCTCGCCATCGATCGAGATGGTGCGCGGCATGGTGGGCCAGGGCTTTGGCTTTGCCCTGCTGGTGACTAAGCCCCATGGCAATTACAGCTATGACGGCCAGGAAGTGGTGTGCGTGGAGATTGCCGAGGACGTTACCGGTTCTGCACTGGTGGCTGGCTGGCTCAAGCGTGCGCAACTGACCAAACCTGCGCAGTTGTTTGTCGATTACTGCAAGGAGCAGTTTGCTGCCTGGTTGGCCTGA
- a CDS encoding ABC transporter substrate-binding protein translates to MSRSLRCCVPFALVVLCSAVSAAPQNLTVISFGGATKQAQDKAYFQPFNASGAGRVVAGEYNGELSKIKAMVDVGHTSWDVVEVESPELLRGCDEGLFERLDPARFGDPAQFVPGTLSECGVATYVWSMVMAYDQGKLAKAPNSWADFWNVADFPGKRGLRKGAKYTLEIALLADGVKPDQLYDVLGTPEGVTRAFAKLDQIKGNIQWWEAGAQPAQWLVAGDVVMSAAYNGRIASAQKEGMKLSIVWPQSLYDPEYWAVVKGTPNKALAEDFIAFASQPQTQKVFSEQIPYGPVHREALKLLPSAVQQQLPTAQSNLAGARAVDAGFWVDHGEELEQRFNAWAAR, encoded by the coding sequence ATGTCCAGATCCTTGCGTTGCTGTGTTCCCTTTGCCTTGGTTGTGCTGTGCAGCGCCGTATCGGCTGCGCCGCAGAACCTCACCGTCATCTCCTTTGGCGGTGCCACCAAGCAGGCCCAGGACAAGGCCTACTTCCAACCCTTCAATGCCAGCGGCGCAGGACGCGTGGTTGCCGGCGAGTACAACGGTGAGCTGTCGAAAATAAAGGCCATGGTCGACGTCGGCCATACCAGTTGGGACGTGGTCGAAGTCGAAAGCCCGGAATTGCTGCGCGGCTGTGACGAAGGCCTGTTCGAACGGCTGGACCCGGCACGCTTCGGCGACCCGGCGCAGTTCGTGCCGGGCACCTTGAGTGAATGCGGGGTGGCCACCTATGTCTGGTCGATGGTCATGGCCTATGACCAGGGCAAGCTGGCCAAAGCGCCGAACTCCTGGGCGGACTTCTGGAACGTCGCCGACTTTCCCGGCAAGCGTGGCTTGCGCAAGGGTGCCAAATACACCCTGGAAATTGCCTTGCTGGCCGACGGGGTCAAGCCCGATCAGCTGTATGACGTGCTTGGCACACCTGAAGGGGTAACCCGCGCCTTTGCCAAGCTGGACCAGATCAAGGGCAACATCCAGTGGTGGGAAGCCGGCGCGCAACCGGCGCAGTGGCTGGTTGCCGGTGACGTGGTCATGAGCGCGGCCTACAACGGCCGGATCGCCTCGGCGCAGAAGGAGGGTATGAAGCTGAGCATCGTCTGGCCGCAAAGCCTGTACGACCCGGAATACTGGGCGGTGGTCAAGGGCACACCGAACAAGGCCTTGGCCGAGGACTTCATCGCCTTTGCCAGCCAGCCGCAGACCCAGAAGGTGTTCTCCGAACAGATCCCTTACGGGCCGGTGCACCGCGAGGCGTTGAAACTGTTGCCCAGCGCGGTTCAGCAACAATTGCCGACGGCGCAAAGCAACCTGGCCGGCGCCCGGGCGGTGGATGCCGGGTTCTGGGTGGACCATGGCGAGGAGCTGGAGCAGCGCTTTAACGCCTGGGCTGCGCGTTGA